Proteins from one Gimesia maris genomic window:
- a CDS encoding DUF1559 domain-containing protein, with amino-acid sequence MQRYSQTGKSRGFTLIELLVVIAIIAILIALLLPAVQQAREAARRSTCKNNLKQISLAMHNYESAHQVFPYAHRGANGWYPQACHQRDTWFHRILPYVDQAPMYNAYEADCANVSASTSNHVHNISSSQKFVSTPLPAFMCPSDVGPAFAENTGVRWGGSYMGCIGWASNRSTGTDNGMFGYETKTKMRDITDGTSSTMMLSEGVQRVAVPTGFSWGCPGCYWIGGAHGEVTFTAYETPNTSAPDQNYLCKSTTDVNAPCVNNTSTRWNYARSQHVGGVHVGMADGAVRFVSENIDRGTFRALATISGEEVVGEF; translated from the coding sequence ATGCAACGCTATAGTCAAACAGGGAAGTCACGTGGATTTACTTTAATTGAGTTACTGGTGGTGATTGCGATTATCGCGATTCTGATTGCATTGCTTCTTCCTGCAGTGCAGCAGGCACGGGAAGCAGCACGCCGCAGTACCTGTAAAAATAACCTGAAACAGATCAGCCTGGCCATGCACAACTATGAGAGTGCGCATCAGGTCTTTCCCTATGCACACCGGGGCGCGAATGGGTGGTATCCTCAGGCATGTCATCAGCGAGATACCTGGTTCCATCGAATTTTACCGTATGTTGATCAGGCTCCCATGTATAATGCTTACGAGGCAGATTGCGCCAATGTTTCCGCCAGTACGAGCAATCATGTGCATAATATTTCCAGCAGCCAGAAGTTTGTGAGTACACCGTTACCGGCTTTCATGTGTCCTTCCGATGTTGGGCCTGCCTTTGCTGAAAATACCGGTGTCCGCTGGGGAGGAAGTTACATGGGCTGTATTGGCTGGGCCAGTAACCGTTCCACCGGTACTGATAATGGAATGTTCGGTTACGAAACGAAAACCAAAATGCGCGATATCACAGATGGTACGTCCAGTACGATGATGTTAAGCGAAGGCGTACAGCGCGTGGCAGTACCCACCGGGTTTTCCTGGGGATGTCCCGGCTGCTACTGGATTGGTGGGGCGCATGGGGAAGTGACTTTTACCGCGTATGAAACTCCCAACACGTCAGCGCCAGACCAGAATTACCTCTGCAAGAGCACCACGGATGTCAATGCTCCCTGTGTCAATAACACATCCACGCGTTGGAACTATGCCCGCAGTCAGCATGTGGGAGGCGTGCATGTAGGCATGGCGGACGGTGCCGTTCGCTTTGTTTCAGAGAATATTGACCGTGGTACCTTTCGTGCCTTAGCGACCATTTCCGGTGAAGAAGTAGTCGGCGAATTCTAG
- a CDS encoding FHA domain-containing protein translates to MLQLSLKVVGGRHDGKQIPINGKKFLIGREEDCHLRPNSDMVSRHHCVFTVDEYSVRLRDFGSTNGTMVNGKRIKGEVQLSHGDQIQIGKLEFIIQMSHTADAATTPDKPEVAEQPTPGSEILTGSDTVFDIPVHSPEEGSSTAPAQTDAAPAAAEAPAGPGVYEGDTQILSAEQQRQAQLAYEQAAQQAGYPPQPQYGYPPQQMHPGQQPYPYQQMPPQYYPQQGYPQQPMPAYPQQYQMPPQGYPQQPPQPQEEEQGRAKPELPPVTLPPPEQTGLKNKQEAEK, encoded by the coding sequence ATGTTGCAGCTATCGTTAAAAGTCGTTGGCGGTCGCCATGATGGAAAACAAATCCCCATCAATGGCAAAAAGTTTTTGATTGGCCGGGAAGAAGACTGTCATCTGCGACCTAACAGCGACATGGTCAGTCGTCACCACTGTGTATTTACAGTTGATGAATATAGCGTCCGTTTACGCGATTTTGGCAGCACCAATGGTACGATGGTCAACGGAAAACGGATCAAGGGTGAAGTCCAGCTGTCTCATGGAGACCAGATCCAGATCGGTAAACTTGAATTTATCATTCAAATGTCACACACCGCTGATGCGGCAACAACGCCAGATAAACCCGAAGTGGCCGAGCAACCAACTCCCGGCAGCGAGATTCTGACCGGTTCTGACACGGTGTTCGATATTCCTGTACACTCACCAGAAGAAGGTTCTTCAACTGCTCCTGCTCAAACAGATGCAGCACCCGCTGCTGCTGAAGCGCCTGCTGGTCCGGGAGTTTATGAAGGGGATACGCAGATTCTCTCGGCAGAACAACAGCGTCAGGCGCAACTGGCATACGAACAGGCAGCACAACAGGCCGGTTACCCGCCACAGCCACAATATGGATATCCTCCTCAGCAGATGCATCCTGGACAGCAACCCTATCCGTACCAGCAGATGCCACCACAATACTATCCACAGCAGGGCTATCCGCAACAACCGATGCCAGCATATCCGCAGCAGTATCAAATGCCTCCTCAGGGTTATCCTCAACAGCCTCCTCAACCCCAGGAAGAAGAACAGGGACGAGCCAAGCCGGAGTTACCTCCTGTCACTCTGCCACCTCCGGAACAGACCGGGTTGAAGAACAAACAGGAAGCCGAGAAATAG
- a CDS encoding lipoate--protein ligase family protein, producing the protein MAIDETLLESAANQQRCTLRWYQWNQPTISLGYFQKNEAEDSAEIWKDLPRVRRLSGGGAILHHHELTYSFALPGSHPLAKTPPELYVAIHQPIIDILAAHGLQVQFRGVSFRSKSEPFLCFGRGDERDLVYQGQKILGSAQRRRRGAIVQHGSLLLLTSEHASEFPGLLNLADQADRYQRAFLKTLTEDFCQAISQALTIPLESQILTDEELSQSESLEKDKYSVDAWTARK; encoded by the coding sequence ATGGCCATTGATGAAACACTACTGGAATCAGCAGCAAATCAGCAGCGGTGCACATTACGCTGGTATCAGTGGAATCAACCCACCATCTCATTGGGATACTTTCAGAAAAATGAGGCAGAAGACTCTGCTGAGATCTGGAAGGACCTGCCTCGCGTGCGCAGACTCTCTGGTGGCGGAGCGATTCTGCATCACCATGAACTCACATACTCATTCGCACTCCCCGGCAGCCATCCTCTGGCCAAAACACCACCCGAACTCTATGTGGCCATCCACCAGCCCATTATTGATATTCTGGCGGCGCATGGTCTGCAGGTTCAGTTTCGAGGCGTCTCATTCCGATCGAAATCTGAACCCTTTCTCTGCTTCGGTCGTGGCGATGAGAGAGACCTGGTTTATCAGGGACAAAAAATTCTGGGAAGCGCACAACGCAGAAGACGCGGTGCAATTGTGCAGCACGGCAGCCTGTTACTGCTGACATCAGAACACGCTTCTGAATTTCCCGGTTTGCTGAATCTGGCTGATCAGGCTGATCGATACCAGAGGGCATTTCTAAAAACGCTGACAGAAGACTTTTGCCAGGCCATATCGCAGGCCCTGACCATCCCGCTGGAGTCGCAAATCCTGACTGACGAAGAACTGTCTCAGTCGGAGAGTCTGGAAAAAGATAAATATTCCGTAGATGCCTGGACGGCACGTAAATAA
- the gcvPB gene encoding aminomethyl-transferring glycine dehydrogenase subunit GcvPB — MRNKLATESLFALSQPGRRGAEFPAADVPERPLSELIPTSALAEKPTGLPEVTESDVIRHFVNLSTLNMCVDTHFYPLGSCTMKYNPKRHERLASLPGIVDLHPYQNQADLQGMLGMLYETQEMLAEIAGLPAVSLQPAAGAQGEFTALLTAKAYFEDRGEKRTKVLFPNSAHGTNPASAAIAGFDCVQLASSKEGLVDLEDLKAHLDDQTAVFMVTNPNTLGLFEKDIKQIAQMVHDAGGLVYIDGANMNAILGYTRPGDFGGDMMHFNVHKTFTGPHGAGGPGSGPIAVRDFLADYLPGPVINYHSEADEASQYTLETPAKSIGRVRTFYGNIGILVRGYCYLRTLGAAGLKAVSENAVLNANYLKALLKDVLPVPNGDLCMHEFVASASKSKAANGITAMDIAKRLLDFGFHAPTVYFPLVVPEAIMVEPTETESKETLDAFAETIIKILQEEPEFLHQAPHSTLIQRPDEVVAARNPILQCCEPQ; from the coding sequence ATGCGAAATAAACTGGCCACTGAATCTTTATTTGCTCTCTCACAACCTGGCAGACGTGGCGCCGAATTCCCGGCGGCCGATGTTCCGGAACGCCCTTTGAGTGAACTGATTCCGACTTCAGCACTGGCAGAGAAACCTACCGGCCTCCCGGAAGTCACTGAATCTGATGTGATCCGTCACTTTGTCAATCTGTCGACGTTGAACATGTGCGTCGATACCCACTTCTACCCTCTGGGTAGTTGCACGATGAAGTACAATCCGAAACGCCATGAGCGGCTGGCCAGCCTGCCGGGGATCGTGGATCTGCACCCCTACCAGAACCAGGCTGATCTGCAGGGTATGCTGGGCATGCTTTACGAGACGCAGGAAATGCTGGCAGAAATTGCAGGTCTGCCTGCTGTCTCATTACAACCCGCCGCCGGTGCACAGGGAGAATTCACAGCCCTGTTGACTGCGAAAGCTTATTTTGAAGATCGGGGCGAAAAGCGGACTAAAGTTCTGTTCCCCAACAGTGCACACGGGACAAACCCGGCCAGTGCCGCGATTGCCGGTTTTGACTGTGTGCAGCTCGCCAGCAGCAAAGAAGGCCTGGTTGATCTCGAAGACCTCAAAGCACACCTGGATGATCAGACTGCCGTCTTCATGGTCACGAACCCGAATACGCTGGGACTGTTTGAAAAAGACATCAAGCAGATTGCACAAATGGTGCACGATGCCGGTGGACTGGTCTATATCGACGGTGCCAACATGAACGCCATCCTCGGCTATACCCGTCCCGGTGATTTTGGTGGCGACATGATGCACTTCAACGTGCATAAAACCTTCACAGGACCACATGGTGCCGGCGGTCCAGGTTCGGGACCGATTGCCGTGCGTGATTTCCTCGCAGACTACCTGCCAGGTCCGGTGATTAACTATCACTCCGAAGCCGATGAAGCCAGCCAATACACCCTGGAGACTCCGGCGAAATCGATTGGTCGCGTGCGGACTTTTTACGGAAATATCGGCATCCTCGTCCGGGGCTACTGCTATTTGAGAACTCTGGGAGCAGCCGGTCTCAAAGCGGTTTCTGAAAACGCCGTGCTGAATGCCAATTACCTGAAAGCGCTTCTCAAAGACGTACTACCTGTTCCCAATGGCGACTTATGTATGCACGAATTTGTAGCCTCCGCTTCCAAATCCAAAGCAGCCAATGGAATTACTGCTATGGATATTGCCAAGCGGCTGCTCGATTTCGGCTTCCACGCTCCCACGGTTTACTTTCCACTGGTAGTCCCTGAGGCCATCATGGTGGAACCCACGGAAACCGAATCAAAAGAAACCCTTGATGCCTTCGCGGAAACAATTATTAAAATCCTCCAGGAAGAGCCGGAATTTCTGCATCAGGCACCACACAGCACGCTGATCCAGAGACCCGATGAAGTGGTTGCCGCCCGCAATCCGATCCTGCAGTGTTGTGAGCCTCAATAA
- the gcvPA gene encoding aminomethyl-transferring glycine dehydrogenase subunit GcvPA, producing the protein MPYLFNTPEQQQEMLKTIGVESLEALFATIPSELRLDRPLEIPPALTEMELQAHVTSLAAKNVGPTTRVCMQGGGAYDHFIPAAVDEIARRGEFYTAYTPYQAEASQGSLQTFFEFQSLICQLTGMDVSNASLYEGGTCVSEAAFMAMRVTNRHKRVVLLGSLHPEYQQVVETYLTHLNCEVVIVPCIDGAADPAAVDAAMNEETACLVIQHPNFFGTLEEAEQLTEIAHKYGALSVVSYDPISLGILKRPGDYGADIAIAEGQSLGTPLQFGGPYLGLFSCSEKFVRRMPGRLIGQTVDRNGKRCYVLNLQAREQHIRRDKATSNICSNQGLIAIRAAVYLALLGKQGIREVAELSCQKAHYAAEQLASVEGIELLFPERSFFKEFAVSCSEGADYLLRKARQAGFDLGPELSRFESQQSPEKFQTAVLVAITEQRTRAEIDQLVNALKA; encoded by the coding sequence GTGCCCTACCTCTTCAACACACCAGAACAGCAGCAGGAAATGCTGAAAACCATCGGCGTCGAATCGCTGGAAGCTTTATTTGCCACCATCCCGTCTGAATTACGACTGGACCGTCCGCTTGAAATCCCGCCCGCGCTGACAGAAATGGAACTGCAGGCGCATGTCACCAGTCTTGCGGCAAAGAATGTCGGACCGACGACTCGTGTCTGTATGCAGGGGGGCGGAGCCTACGATCATTTCATCCCTGCTGCCGTCGATGAAATTGCCCGCCGGGGTGAATTCTACACTGCTTACACACCCTATCAGGCTGAAGCCAGCCAAGGCAGCCTGCAGACCTTTTTTGAATTTCAATCGCTGATCTGCCAGTTAACCGGTATGGATGTTTCTAATGCCAGCCTGTACGAAGGGGGAACCTGTGTCAGCGAAGCTGCATTCATGGCAATGCGGGTGACCAATCGACACAAACGTGTGGTCCTGCTCGGTTCGCTGCATCCCGAATACCAACAGGTAGTGGAAACTTACCTGACCCATTTGAACTGCGAAGTCGTCATTGTTCCCTGTATCGATGGAGCCGCTGATCCCGCTGCCGTCGATGCGGCCATGAACGAAGAAACCGCCTGCCTGGTCATCCAGCATCCTAACTTCTTTGGTACGCTGGAAGAAGCAGAGCAGTTAACGGAAATCGCACACAAATATGGTGCCCTGTCTGTCGTGTCTTATGATCCGATCAGCCTCGGGATTCTGAAACGTCCTGGTGACTATGGTGCAGATATCGCAATTGCAGAGGGTCAGTCGCTGGGAACCCCCCTGCAGTTTGGCGGCCCCTACCTGGGCCTGTTCTCCTGCAGCGAAAAATTTGTCCGCAGGATGCCTGGTCGTCTGATTGGCCAGACAGTAGACCGCAACGGCAAACGCTGCTACGTTCTCAACCTGCAGGCCCGCGAACAACATATCCGCCGTGACAAAGCCACCAGTAACATCTGCAGTAACCAGGGACTGATCGCGATTCGCGCTGCTGTCTATCTCGCCCTGCTCGGCAAACAGGGGATCCGCGAAGTCGCTGAACTCTCCTGCCAGAAAGCACACTATGCCGCCGAACAACTGGCGTCAGTCGAGGGCATCGAGCTTCTGTTCCCGGAACGTTCTTTCTTCAAGGAGTTCGCAGTCAGTTGCTCCGAAGGGGCCGATTACCTGCTGCGTAAAGCACGTCAGGCCGGCTTTGACCTGGGCCCCGAATTATCCCGGTTCGAATCTCAGCAGTCTCCTGAAAAATTCCAGACAGCTGTGCTGGTGGCAATTACCGAACAGAGAACACGCGCAGAAATCGATCAACTGGTCAACGCTTTGAAAGCATAA
- the gcvH gene encoding glycine cleavage system protein GcvH, whose protein sequence is MDQASLKFTKTHEWIGVEGDIATVGISDFAVNQLTDLVYIELPKIGSTCEAGKVFGEVESVKAVSDLYAPVSGEIVEANEALVDDQSPLSDDPFGSGWITKVKMSNPAELDQCMNADDYKKFCESEAH, encoded by the coding sequence ATGGATCAGGCCAGCTTAAAATTTACTAAAACGCATGAATGGATCGGTGTCGAAGGCGATATTGCAACAGTCGGAATATCTGACTTCGCAGTAAATCAATTGACCGATCTGGTTTATATTGAACTCCCCAAAATCGGGTCGACCTGTGAAGCCGGTAAAGTGTTCGGCGAAGTCGAAAGTGTCAAAGCCGTCAGTGACCTCTATGCCCCTGTCAGCGGGGAAATTGTGGAGGCAAACGAAGCCCTCGTGGATGATCAGTCTCCACTGTCGGATGATCCTTTTGGTAGCGGCTGGATCACAAAAGTCAAAATGTCGAATCCCGCGGAACTGGACCAGTGCATGAACGCCGACGACTATAAAAAGTTTTGTGAGTCTGAAGCACACTGA
- the rpiB gene encoding ribose 5-phosphate isomerase B, producing the protein MKIAVASDHRGFATKAKILTLLNQLGHVAFDYGPEDGESVDYPDYAVKVAKAIGEKAIDRGILICGTGMGMCIVANKFPGVRATPCHDDITAQMSRLHNDSNVLCLSADLLGDRLVNRMIEIWLKEEFEGGRHARRLEKLHKVEEENMPPH; encoded by the coding sequence ATGAAAATTGCAGTTGCCAGTGATCACCGGGGATTTGCTACAAAGGCCAAGATCCTCACACTTCTCAACCAGTTAGGACATGTGGCCTTTGATTATGGTCCCGAGGATGGAGAAAGTGTCGACTATCCCGACTACGCAGTAAAAGTCGCGAAAGCCATCGGTGAAAAAGCAATTGATCGTGGTATCCTGATCTGTGGTACTGGCATGGGCATGTGCATCGTTGCCAATAAATTTCCAGGAGTGCGTGCGACTCCCTGCCACGACGATATCACCGCCCAGATGAGCCGCCTGCACAATGACTCCAATGTGCTCTGTCTGTCTGCGGATCTACTGGGAGACCGGCTCGTCAACCGCATGATTGAAATCTGGCTGAAAGAGGAATTCGAAGGTGGCAGACACGCACGGCGGCTGGAAAAACTGCACAAAGTTGAAGAAGAGAACATGCCCCCGCATTAA
- a CDS encoding Sua5/YciO/YrdC/YwlC family protein — protein sequence MTERINLKQTDDIRDVIHLAVQYLAKGELVAFPTATAYVIAGQSLSPAAMTKLRALTGGDQPLVLCVKGFDEAQDYLPEMPPLARKLAKRCWPGPVVLELERPQPGSLFSQLPPEVQSEICPGSQLRLRAPAHEIIFQAMRLSPSPLVLLNEDSKYQTADSLIDDFGEEVALVIDDGPSRFGDQSTIVGIVDNQWKILQPGVVTETTLKRLSSEIYMFVCTGNTCRSPMAEGLFRKLLADKLKCQEDELSDRGFIVGSAGLAAAMGAPPSPEGVAILAEQGIDIQAHESQPLTERLLDQADHLFTMTQGHRAAILSERPDLEESVKLLSSEGKDVSDPIGGGFQCYIECKNEIEKHLTQIIAQINIPQS from the coding sequence ATGACCGAACGGATCAACCTAAAACAGACTGACGACATCCGCGATGTGATCCATCTTGCTGTCCAGTACCTGGCAAAAGGGGAACTGGTCGCCTTTCCCACGGCGACAGCCTACGTGATCGCAGGCCAGTCACTCAGTCCCGCCGCGATGACAAAACTACGCGCCCTGACTGGGGGCGACCAGCCGCTGGTCCTGTGTGTGAAGGGTTTTGACGAGGCACAGGATTATCTGCCGGAAATGCCACCTTTGGCTCGAAAACTGGCCAAACGCTGTTGGCCTGGTCCAGTGGTTCTGGAACTGGAACGCCCGCAACCAGGGAGCCTGTTTTCACAACTGCCCCCCGAAGTGCAATCAGAAATCTGTCCTGGCAGTCAACTGAGGCTCCGGGCTCCTGCACATGAAATTATTTTTCAGGCCATGCGTCTCTCCCCGTCTCCCCTGGTGCTGTTGAACGAAGATTCCAAATATCAGACTGCCGATTCGCTCATCGACGATTTCGGAGAAGAAGTCGCTTTGGTGATCGATGATGGCCCATCCCGTTTTGGTGATCAGTCTACCATCGTCGGCATCGTCGATAATCAATGGAAAATACTCCAACCCGGAGTGGTGACCGAAACCACACTCAAACGGCTCTCCAGTGAGATTTACATGTTTGTTTGCACAGGCAACACCTGCCGTAGCCCGATGGCAGAAGGCCTGTTTCGCAAACTGCTGGCAGATAAGCTGAAATGCCAGGAAGATGAGCTGTCTGATCGAGGCTTTATTGTCGGGTCAGCCGGCCTCGCTGCAGCTATGGGAGCGCCTCCCAGCCCGGAAGGAGTTGCCATACTGGCTGAACAGGGAATTGACATCCAGGCACATGAAAGCCAACCGCTGACAGAACGCCTTCTGGACCAGGCTGATCACCTTTTTACCATGACCCAGGGGCATCGTGCAGCCATCCTGTCGGAGCGTCCCGATCTGGAAGAGTCTGTCAAACTCCTGTCTTCCGAAGGAAAAGATGTATCCGATCCCATTGGAGGAGGCTTTCAATGCTATATCGAGTGTAAAAATGAAATCGAAAAGCATCTTACCCAGATTATTGCTCAGATCAACATCCCACAAAGTTAA
- a CDS encoding class I SAM-dependent methyltransferase, translated as MAPLSSPRKNTPKRLRLRKSLRSLIEFGGGDQIDQSQFQSTTRKLYDGPAGAVLYLASKLSLHDPLVGRIIKTRRFDVTEFRSILDIGSGAGQILGHLLRETHPDARLVACDLSHQMLKRARVRMDSPRPNYLSADMTNLPFQDESFDCVTCGWVLEYVADPRHGLTEIHRVLQPGGSLFLLATEDKFSGMLNSRTWKCRTYNRIELKQAFEESGLPWKEQHWFTPIHQFLKLGGIIVEATKPLEPTDAQS; from the coding sequence ATGGCTCCTTTAAGTTCTCCCCGTAAAAATACTCCTAAACGACTTCGTTTGAGGAAGTCTCTACGTTCTTTGATTGAATTTGGCGGTGGCGATCAGATCGATCAGAGTCAGTTTCAGTCGACGACGCGTAAGTTATACGATGGCCCTGCCGGCGCCGTGCTCTATCTGGCGAGCAAATTATCTCTGCATGATCCGCTGGTGGGTCGCATTATCAAGACGCGACGTTTTGATGTGACTGAATTCCGCAGCATTCTGGATATCGGTTCAGGGGCAGGGCAGATTCTGGGACATTTATTACGGGAAACGCATCCCGATGCCCGGCTGGTCGCCTGTGATCTGTCGCATCAGATGCTGAAACGGGCACGAGTCCGCATGGACAGCCCCCGCCCGAATTATCTTTCGGCTGATATGACGAATCTGCCTTTTCAGGATGAATCATTCGATTGTGTGACCTGTGGCTGGGTGTTGGAGTACGTGGCTGATCCCCGGCATGGTCTGACAGAAATTCATCGCGTGCTGCAGCCGGGAGGCAGTCTGTTTCTACTGGCGACGGAGGACAAATTCTCCGGCATGCTCAACAGTCGCACCTGGAAATGTCGCACCTACAACCGGATCGAGCTCAAACAGGCTTTTGAAGAATCGGGACTGCCCTGGAAAGAGCAGCACTGGTTTACTCCGATCCATCAGTTTCTGAAACTGGGTGGCATTATTGTGGAGGCCACTAAGCCTCTGGAACCGACCGACGCTCAGTCCTGA
- a CDS encoding inositol monophosphatase family protein, with protein MELNALLTALQTHLPEILRWSGAIAKRLRHFNIAVENKTSGSALTDALTLADLTLQELIVAALRDRDPIFCNCRIEAEEKTGDLHRFAQDSPYVISIDPIDGTKQYRDKTADGYCVMVHLRDSETVHYSLVYIPETGEQGTWVEAVHQSVVCGPDDLSRPAREVLDDMPAIDPATRPDSPKIYLIGFQDKDTSNAELVTATGLEGVPPEEMPGSIYDHLATGAFGGSLIHTPNVYDFPVSLHIARILGGDAVWVHNGESVNFHEHWMDERADMLRLPGITACSANPETLKTLCELAKDWSKVRYQD; from the coding sequence ATGGAATTGAACGCACTACTGACCGCCCTGCAAACCCACCTGCCTGAAATTCTCCGCTGGTCAGGAGCGATCGCAAAGCGTTTGAGGCACTTCAACATTGCCGTCGAAAATAAAACGTCAGGCAGCGCCTTGACCGACGCATTGACGCTGGCAGACCTGACGCTGCAGGAACTGATTGTCGCAGCATTACGGGACCGCGATCCAATATTCTGCAACTGTCGCATCGAAGCAGAAGAAAAGACGGGCGACCTGCACCGTTTTGCACAGGACTCACCTTATGTCATATCGATCGACCCGATTGATGGGACCAAACAGTATCGCGATAAAACAGCTGACGGCTATTGCGTGATGGTTCACCTGCGCGACAGCGAGACCGTCCACTATTCCCTGGTATATATTCCCGAGACCGGCGAACAGGGAACCTGGGTGGAAGCGGTCCACCAGAGTGTTGTCTGTGGTCCCGATGATCTGAGTCGCCCGGCCCGGGAGGTTCTGGATGACATGCCTGCCATCGATCCTGCCACACGTCCCGATTCCCCGAAAATCTACCTCATCGGCTTTCAGGATAAAGACACCTCTAATGCAGAACTTGTCACAGCAACCGGACTGGAAGGCGTACCGCCTGAAGAGATGCCGGGCAGTATTTATGATCATCTGGCGACCGGCGCATTCGGGGGGTCACTGATTCATACTCCGAATGTCTATGATTTCCCGGTTTCGCTGCATATCGCCCGGATTCTCGGCGGAGATGCAGTCTGGGTTCACAACGGAGAGTCCGTTAATTTTCACGAACACTGGATGGATGAGCGGGCCGACATGCTGCGTCTGCCTGGCATCACTGCCTGCAGTGCCAATCCAGAGACACTTAAGACACTTTGTGAACTGGCAAAAGACTGGAGCAAAGTTCGCTATCAGGACTGA
- a CDS encoding ATP-grasp domain-containing protein, with translation MQIAILGNQISWYCDQLQQAARARGHEASKIEFRDMAAFVNHSACEQFFSYDAEQTQINLPHFDCLIIRTMPPGSLEQVVFRMDMLGRLEQAGVTVFNSPRAIECAVDKYLTTSRLAAAGLPVPATAICETSETALQHFSQLGGDVVVKPLFGSEGRGIFRISDPDLAYRSFRTLERTQAVIYLQQYIAHPGYDLRILLLNGKVIGAIRRHGNNDFRTNVSRQGQAELYHPTDREIELAIRAASLTDAEFAGVDLLSPADAPEECYLLEVNAVPGWRGFQSATHIDVATLVIEYLEQKRNNKPSA, from the coding sequence GTGCAGATTGCCATTCTGGGAAATCAGATCAGCTGGTACTGCGATCAACTCCAGCAGGCAGCCCGCGCACGAGGACACGAAGCGTCCAAAATTGAATTCCGTGATATGGCTGCTTTCGTCAATCACTCTGCCTGCGAACAGTTTTTCAGTTACGATGCAGAACAGACACAGATTAATCTGCCGCACTTCGACTGTCTGATCATCCGCACGATGCCCCCGGGTTCACTGGAACAGGTTGTCTTTCGCATGGACATGCTGGGCAGGCTGGAACAGGCAGGAGTCACTGTTTTTAATTCTCCGCGTGCCATCGAATGTGCCGTCGATAAATATCTGACGACATCCCGACTCGCAGCCGCCGGCCTGCCTGTCCCTGCGACTGCGATCTGTGAAACTTCAGAAACAGCGTTGCAGCATTTTTCACAGTTGGGAGGAGATGTGGTCGTCAAGCCGCTGTTTGGCTCGGAAGGACGAGGCATTTTTCGCATCAGCGATCCCGATCTCGCCTATCGTTCGTTTCGCACACTCGAACGTACCCAGGCGGTAATTTACCTTCAGCAGTATATCGCCCATCCCGGTTATGACCTGCGAATCCTGCTCCTGAACGGTAAAGTGATTGGTGCCATCCGTCGACACGGGAATAATGATTTTCGCACCAATGTATCTCGCCAGGGGCAGGCTGAACTCTACCATCCCACTGATCGGGAAATCGAACTGGCGATCCGCGCAGCATCTCTCACGGATGCCGAATTTGCAGGCGTCGACCTGCTCTCTCCCGCGGATGCTCCTGAAGAATGTTACCTGCTGGAAGTCAATGCCGTCCCCGGCTGGAGAGGCTTTCAGTCGGCAACACACATTGATGTCGCGACGCTGGTCATTGAATATCTGGAACAGAAACGAAACAATAAGCCATCTGCTTGA